The Cenarchaeum symbiont of Oopsacas minuta DNA segment TGCAAAAAACCTTGACTTTGTATTATGCAGGTTTGAGAGCAAAAAAAATGATTCGACTTGAGGAAAACTTGTTGGAATCTATACATGTGTTAATGCGTAAAAACATGATAAACCGGGTATCAATTGACAATGATAATTTTTCAATAATTCCTTATGATAAAAATGGAGATTCTATAACTGGAGGTCTTATGTCCATGGGCGAAAAACAGATGGTAGGTACTTCATTACTTTGGGCTCTAGCTAGAACTTCTGAACGACCGTTGCCTTTTGTAATTGATACTCCACTTGCAAGACTTGATGGTGTACATCGCTCTAATTTAATAGAATCATTCTATCCGTTTGCTTCACATCAAATAGTAATGTTGTCCACCGATAAAGAAATAGATCAAAAGGAATATACAAAACTTAGAAACTATATATCAAAAACATACAGTTTAGTTCAAGATGGATCATCGCGCGTAACAAACATCATAGATGGATATGTAATGGAGGAAGAAATTGTTACAAAATAGAATCCGACTTAGCTCAAAATCACAAACTTTGTTATCCTTGTTGAAAGGCAAAACTCATTTACCAATAAATGTACTAGCACGATACGGAATATGTTTATCATTGCGTGATAATACAATTCCAAATGTAGACATATATGATGAGAACGGTATGGATCTACCACTGCATGTGTTATTTGGAGAATATGATCAGATCTTTGATGTAATCATGCGACAACGCTTGGAAGATGATAAATTGGATTATGAAAAATACAGTGACAGAATGCTCAGAGCACATCTGAACAGAGGGGCTGGTATGTTGCATCCTAGGATCAATGATCTCGATGACTTTTCAAAACTGATGGAAGTAAGATAGATGCAGTTTCCAATATACTTGGATCATCATGCCACAACACCACTTGATCGACGTGTATTAGATCACATGATGCCATACCTAACAGATGATTTTGGCAATGCGTCTAGTTTGGATCATAAATTTGGCCATGATGCTTCGTTAGCAGTAGAATCATCTAGAAAATCCATAGCTAATTTGATAGGATCAAGACCTACTGAAATTGTGTTTACCAGCGGAGCTACAGAATCGGACAACTTGGCAATCATTGGAACTATGAACCAGTATAAAGATAGAGGCAATCATATGATAACATGCGTCACAGAGCACAAGGCAGTTTTAGCCACTGCAGAATATATTGAAACGCAGG contains these protein-coding regions:
- a CDS encoding DNA sulfur modification protein DndE — encoded protein: MKGKTHLPINVLARYGICLSLRDNTIPNVDIYDENGMDLPLHVLFGEYDQIFDVIMRQRLEDDKLDYEKYSDRMLRAHLNRGAGMLHPRINDLDDFSKLMEVR